TCTTCTCATAACGAGGGTCAGATGTTTCCTTGCGTTGAAAGGAATGACCACTGCATTATGAGATGGCTAGGCATAAGTCATAAGAGCGAAAAAGCTTCTGGATGTAAAATTTGCATGACTAACAATGAGAAACGAATCTCAGTTTTGTGGTACAAGACCGCTTCATAGATTTTGGTACTGAAACTGAAAAGATAAGATTAATTCAGAGCCCAAGCGTGGGAGCAGCATCACCCGGAGCAGGCCCTGATCAATAACTGTAGATAGATATTACTAGTACGTTAATAGCCAAAAGAAACAAACAGACCAGGGATGTAGACATGCAGCGCGTAGTTGCCTTCCACATGGGGGAAACTCCGGATGCGACTCCCCTGTGGAATTGTCGAGTAATCTGCAGCAGATATATTGTTCCAAAACGTGAGCAATCACCAGAGACCCCAAAACAACCGGGATAGATTCGAGAAGGGCAAAAAACATGCCTACGAAGTTCGGGGACTGGAGAAGGTcgaggggagggggaggaagcAGCGCGGAAGCTTCCTGCGGCGGCCCCGAGGCGCCGTCCGCGACCGTCGCcggctcatcgtcgtcgtcgtcatcgtcagagCCGGATGCGTAGTTAGCCATGAGCGCATCCATGGATGGGCGACTGCAAAGTTGAAGTATAGCTGGTTGGTGATTGGAAACACAACACAGTCTATCTATGTATGCAGTTCGTATCAAGGCTCAAGGGCAACACGATTTGCAACTTCCCTGAACCACGAGGGCCACAACGAGAGGGGGAGGAAAAGTAACCTGGCTAGGTCGGCGGAGTCGCTGTCGCGCCCGTCGTCCTGGATGCGCCGCGCCGCTCGGGCGATGTGTCTGGCAACCGGCGGCGGACCGGCGGTCCTAGGGGAGGGGACGGAGAACAAACAGGGAAGCGGGCCGGGTCGGACGTACTCGAGTTTGTTTTACCTCTCCTTTCTCTTCGACGTCTTCGTGATTGATATTTTGGCCCAACTTTATTTTACCTCTTGATTATTCACCATATACTGCATTTAACAGCAAGGTCTTGAGCAACATTTGTAAGTGTGCCCGATTCTTTTTACACGGCATACAATAGTCCCTGCGAAATAGTGACTTTTTTTGAATCAGGATGCACATTCAATAGCTTCCATAGTTTTAGCAGTTTTTAAATGGCCAAATGATGTTACCACAGTTTATAGTATATTTGCAGATTTGCTTTGGTACACCCTCTAGAAAAATTTACAAATTCCAATGCAGTTTAAATATGAAGATTGGAAGATACCCTTTCGATCAAAAATATTAGATTGGATCGTaaaaaatagtactccctccgtttcaaaataagtgatTCAAAAATTACTCAACTTTACACTaactttagtataaagttgagtcaattttgagtcacttattttgaatAGATTGTTCTGATCTCTTGTTTGATACATTTGAGGATGTACTGATTACAATTAGTTGCTCCTGACTATACGAGAATACCCTTTTCAAGTAACTTTAAGATTTGTGCAAACTTTTAGGATGGTACCCAAGCATAACTCTTTATGGCCCTTTTTGATTTACATGATTCTCAAAACGCAGGAATAGAAAAAATACAGGATTGAAGTGGCATGCTCATTTGAATCCTATAAGATTAGCATAGGGTGGTTGATACCACAGGAAATTTTTCTGTAAAAAGGTTAAAATGGATGCTAAATTTCCGACGTGATATAATACACACGATCTCTTAGATAATTCCCataggtttcaatgctatgaaaCAAACGGCCAACATGGGATTTTTTTAAGGATTCTAACCCTCCAATAATCCTACCAAATTCCTTCAAATCAAAGGAGCCCTAAATTTAAAAAGTGGTGCCTTACAATTTGTTTGCAACACACATCAGGGCCCAAAGATGCAGGATTCTAAGAACATGGGAATTGGAGAAACATCATCCAGGTCCCCTTTGATTTGCAGGATTCTAGCACTAATTGAAAAAACAACATTCATGGCCTCTTTGATTTGCAAGATTCTAAGAACACAAGAATTGAAAAAACATAGGATTGGAATGTTTGAAAAAACATAGGATTGGAATGTCATGCTTACCTTAATCCTACAAAATCTCGCATCATACAAAAAAGCAAAAGATTCTTTCAGAGAGTTTTGAGTGGATGCTAGAAAGCTTATGTGAAGTAGTATAAAGAAATCCTTAGGAGAAATTCCTATAGGATTTAATCCTATTAATCAAACAATCGACATAGAAAGATTCCTAAGTATTTGAATCCTCCAAAATTCCTATGAAAATTATTTAATCAAAGGAGCTCTAATTGATGAGATTGAATTGTTTGGTACAAAGGTATACTACACACTGACACGGTTTATTTGATTTGGCAAACATACACTCCTGCATCGTTCAGTTCAAGAGACTGATCGGTACACACGATGGGTATTGGTACTAATGTTACAGATTCCTGTAGTAGTCTACTCAGATTCACTAGTATACAAATAGTCCCTATTCATGATTATAGGCCTTGAACCCCTGACATGCCGGTCCATACTTTTATCTACAAACAACACCTTACATAGCGATACAAGAATTCCTGAACTGATATATGCCTTTAATCAAATGGGTCGATTCGGGGATCATGCTCACTTGCCATTGCCATCCCTGTACAGAGGCACGTGGGGCACATCACCTGCAAACATATTGTTTCATGTTTAGTTCAAAACCAGATAGCATGCAGGATAGCATGTAACATATTCATAAGAGCCAATATTAATTTGTATTGAGTGCATGTTGATGCAGAAACAGGGTGGAGCGTTCAGTTTAGCACGCAAAGGACTGCTTTACCTTTCCTGCACCAGAGCAATTTGGACATCTCTCGGTTTTTGGTGCTGATAAAGGTTGATCACCATCACTGAATGTCGAAACAGGCTCAGTAAGCACAACAGCTCCCGTGCTTGAACAGCGGGCACAAGCCAGATACCCTACAGCAACATCATGGATTCTCCCCGGTGAGTTTTAACTTGCAGTAATCAAATAGCCACCCAAGTATAAAGGATGCACAATAAGCTATCATGTACAGTATATGCAATTATAGCTACTATCTCTAACAATCCATCTGAGATTTGTTCCCTGTTTGATCTTAGACTAAGCAGGCAATGAAGTAAGTTTATCTGTCTCAGATTTAAAACTGGGTTTAGACGGTATAATATAATTTTGCACTAAATTATCACCGTTAACATTAAGTATTATGTGGAATCTTCCCCATTCCGTTCAGATATGATAAGAGATCTCTGAGAGGGGGAGGGGGTACCAGTTCCTAAACAATACTTGCACCGTTTATGCTCCTGTTGCTTGACATTGTTTATCTCAACAACCATTAGGGCGGAGATAACTCCGACTGCTCCACCTGAGAAGGATGCCACAATAGGATCTACCTGGCTACAATATCAGATAGACAAATGAATGAAAGGACAGTAAATAATCATTCAAATTCCATGGCTAAAAGATGCTTCATAAATTAGACTAGATCATGCAACTATGATGGCACCTCAGTTGCATAGGCAAATGAACATTTCGGATGAAATCTGCATAAGATGTGCCTCCTATACCAAGTTTAAGTTCCAGCTGCAGGGAGAGCACATCAAGTTGTTACACATCCACCACATTGTTTCATGATGAAATCAGTTAGAGTAGCAATAATTGCCAGTCCAAAATCGAGAATGTAACTTACAATTGGTGCAAGAAATCCACCAAAGACCATTATTGCAGCAATGAGTGAGAAACATGTAGCATAGTAGACCTTCAGATTAGCTGCACTCTGTTTACAAGAAAGTAATGGTAACTAACTGCTTTCGAGATTCAAGTTCAATACATTATTATGTCATGGTGTGTAAAGTATTATTGCATAACAGCTTTGGGTCAGGTACGGGACTACTAACCAGGGGAGGCAAAAACGGGATGAATGATGGAAAATCTGGGAGTTCTCCTTCAGGCTCTTCAATTGAGATTCCAAGTTCAGCATTTTTTATTCTTTGTTGTATTCTCAATCTGCGAATCTGTGTGAAAAAGGAGAGGAAAATATGATGCCAGAATGTATACGATTGTGGCTTTGATATTATTGCACAGCAGAACTCACTCGAAGGCATGGTTAAAAGAATCCAAGCTGAAACATAAACAGAAAGAAGATACTACACTAGAAGGGCAAAAACTAATCCTAAAGGATCCATGCATGTTCCAGGCTAGTTCCAAGTTTGTTGTACCTGCACGGTTTGCACCATCCTTGGATAACCTAGTTCGACTTCACAAGTTCTAGCTCATTCTTGAATTGAAAAAAACAAGTACTAGCGCGGGGATTGCTATTTTAGCTAACATCGTTACCAAATTACAAGTCCTAAAAGTATATCATGTCCTCCCGTACTTCAACTTTGTGACAAGCAAATTGTATATGCCAGCTCACAAGCAAGCAGTAATATTGATTGACAAAAATAACACAAAACCAACACACCTCCTCCATATGCAAGAAAATCTTGTTCCGGCGGCTCCTGATATTATCAAGAATCTCCTGCAAATCTAGCTTATCAAAATCTTGAACTGTCTCAGGCCCTTCAATGATGCAAAACCTGCAAGCCAGAACAAGcatgctcaacttgagttgccccAATCATTACTGTACCGAAATCTCCAGTCCCGAGAAGTTCAAGAACAGGATCATGGTTATCCCATATGCTTGATTGGCAGATAAGGCTATATGCTGCCCAAGCATGTTCCTATATATAGCTACTATTTTTTTACTCCTGAATCTGCTTGGCATAATCGTAGCGACGCATCACGATTCACTGGCACAACCAAGCTACCAACTACTCATAAAATAGATCAAATAATCAGTaccctgaggaggaggaggcggcagcggccGCGGCCTGGTCGTCCCCGGCACCAAACGGCGGGggtgtcgacgacgacgacggcaggtCGGGGGAACCGCCGGGAGCCGCGGCGGAGGCGGCGACGCGCCACCTGCGGGCGGGGAGCGGGGGACGCAGCCGGTCAGCGTAGGCGCGCggcggtcggagcctccccgggcTCAGGCCGCTGCAGGCTAGCATGCGGCCGGAGCAAAGCATCGCCGGCGACGCTCCCCGTTGGAGCTTCACAATCGGAGGTGCTTATCCGTGGATGAATGAATAGGTCGATGGCGACGGATCGGAGGTGAGATTGATGGAAGGATATGTTAGATATGTCGAAGAAAATTGGGGATTTGGAGCGAGGAAGAAAAGCAAGTGGTGGCTCTGAGTTGTGATCGGCGGAGTGGGGAAGAGGAGAGAGCGTCGCGGCAGCAAGTAGTGGAGCTCAAATTTTCTActcaattttattttctttttctgtagGAAGAGAATGATAGTGGTAGATGGAAACGAAGGTGATCCACAAATATCCGTGATTAGTTGATTTATGATGGTTGTGCATTACACGAAAACACGCCTAGGCAGACAACAAAAAACTCGCCTAGAAATACCCGTCGCCACTCACCACTGCATTTCATCGCATCCGATCCCCTAAAGCCTTCATTCCTATTAGTAAGATTGTTTGATGtcacagaaaaaaacaaaaaaaatattaaaaaatgatTGAAATGAATGTTAAATTTTCTATGAAATGTAGTACAAAAGATTTTATAAAAAGAATTTCTATGTGATTCAGTTTTATAAATCAAAGGACAGATGTAGGAAAAAATTCGAAGGATTTCAATCCtccaaaaattctatataattcttCTGAATCATAGGAGCCCTAAAATTTACAGGAATAAACAATCAAGTAAACTTAGAGGAGCAATTTTAGTCTTTTAATTTTTGGTTGTTCTAACTGATCCTCTAAACTTAACAATCAAGTAAAACATATGCATCTAAACATCATCGCCATATGGAGATTCTTGACATCTGCCCTCCCTGCGATATGGAGCGGGAGGACTCGTTGCATGCCTTGTACCGTTGTCCACATGCACGAAATTTATGCAAGATGATAGAGAGCACTGGGAGTTGTCAACTAATGATATGATGCGTGACTCTAAACCTAAGTGGATCCTCAGATTACTCCATCGGGTATGTGAATATCAGCGCCTCATGCTTTTGATGCTTCTGTGGAGAATTTGGTATGTCCACAACGAGATAACGCATGATAAACCCATGTCGGCTACTattgggtcctgtaacttttgttGATCCACCAAAATTCGCATGCCGGCCTCACTAAAGGTAAACATGTGATTAGTCTTCAGCAACCTACTGTGAGATATTGTAAACCTGCGAGCCTGCACTAGGTAGCACCTCTTGTTGGGTGGGCTAGCCTTGATGTGGATGGTTCATATGTTGGGCCCAATGGTGAAGCTGGGGCTCGCATGATTCTCCGTAATCACGTGGGACAGATCATATTTTTGTCTTGTCGTTGGCTTTACAACTCTTGCAGCGTCCTTGGGGCTGAATTGGTTGCTTTTGACgagggtgttagagcatatttttccatatatggttttggtaattgatgacaatccctatggactaatggttgccttaagttatattcgaaggatttgtccatagacacttttTGAAGTACATCTATTGGTTtagaggagtttatatgatgaccaaggtggtatttaaggttttatccaaagattggtcataaagacacaaggttgatcaagactaagtcaaagagtgaatcaagttaatcaacacacaaagcgtacaagatgtaccaaggggGATCAAGCGATTTCATgacatggtaagcattgtccattacgcttttgtgtactaacccatggtctttgtgagagttttatgtggggttatgtgtgtttccataggttgcgtcaagaggaagatctcattcaacccatggaagattgcggtgtgaagttcaagtggagcatcacgaagagatcatgcttgaagcttgtcgtccattgtggtggcaatggacttgtgaagctgtgctaaagagtggctcactcATATTGGGGTATGTGGGAGCAATcttctagtcttcatcgagccaacgcaatcaagaaagatggtccatcttgaggaggacaacattgttatcatctagctcaagtgaactatgcgcaaggcaaaggtttgtgcttgataggttttctattttaccggtctcagtgtgttagttgggagactgggttataggatacattgatgtactatcaaggggggctcttaagtgggtagcttgatcgtatcgttcgttgagagctcaaaccattgcattcttggcatcatcatcttctcttggttcttggttggtttttctctatgtgggttcttgagcttatggtcaccttcgtgacaagcttgagttcatcgaaaacggagctcatatgcatcttctatgatgttttcgatgttggagtttttgccgactcttcattcatagagggttCACATCTCTATACCATTGGCATTTTCAttggatagtacttgtcgtgtgctatccaacaagcttgagtttgcttaaTTCGGAGCTCCTATGCGAAAGTTATGACAGTTTTAGTGCTAGGACACGTtttttctctcaagcggaagtaccgttgcggtggaagcggtagtaccgctcgggaggTACTGCCGCCCTCCACTTCCGCTGCTAATTTCTCTTAGTTTTTCTCTCTGGTTCCTTCAATGCATTTTCAGCGGAAGTACCGATGCGGTggaaacggtagtaccgctcggacgGTACTGCCGCCCTCCACTTCCGCTGCTACTACCACTTAGTTTTTGTGTCTAGTatctcgagcggtagtaccgttggatctgacggtagtaccgcccgagaGGCACTATCGCCCGGagatcttgttggaaatatgccatagaggcaataataaattagttattattacatttccttgttaatgataatcgtttattatccatgctagaattgtattgattggaaactcaaatacatgtgtggatacatagacaacacactgtccctagtgagcctctagttgactagctcgttgatcaaagatggtcaaggtttcctggcaataggcaagtgttgtcacttgataacgggatcacatgagaatgatgtgatggacaagacccaaactataaacgtagcatatgattgtgtcagtttattgctactgtttttctgcatgtcaatgtatctgttcctatgaccatgagatcatgcaactctcggacactggaggaattccttgtgtgtatcaaacatcgcaacgtaattgggtgactataaaggtgctctacaggtatctccaaaggtgtctgttgggttggcatggatcaagactgggatttgtcacttcgtgcgacggagaggtatcttggggcccactcggtaatacaacatcacaacaagccttgcaagcaatgtgaataaggagttagttatgggatcttgtattacagaacgagtaaagagtgttgccagtaacgagattgaatgaggtatggagataccgatgatcgaatctcgggcaagtaacataccgaaggataaagggaacatcatacgtgattaactaaatccttgacatagaggttcaaccgatagagatcttcgtagaatatgtgggagctaatatgggcatccaggtcccgctattggttattgaccggagagtgtctcaggtcatgtctgcatagttctcgaacccgcagggtctacacacttaaggttcggtgacattttggtatagttgagtcatatgtgttggtgactgaagttttgtttggagtcccggatgagatcccggacgtcacgaggagttccagaatggtccggaaacgaatatttatatataggaagtgttgttttggtcaccggaaaagtttcaggctcatcggtaatgtaccgggagtgccgagagggtgccgggggaccaccaggaggggtgttgaaagtgcagtcatgctcttaatcgagttttggtgttaatgacaacacatacataggaaattaatcttatttgttgagtgtatctcatgaTGGCTTTTAAAGTGCTCTTAGTAgatcgagaattatgtgccaaagtggcttgagaagatcgggacttatatgtcaagaaggctcgggattgagaaacaagatgatgtagcctatcctttaaatttactattcttgagtatagggatcccgcactattaagaggggatcacgggttttgcgacgaacttgctcaaactacatctctcttCTCTACTCatgccacatctccactgctgtgctttgatcccaaaacagaaccaatgcctcggacgtccgagggccggacgcccgaccactttggaaatccggaaccttataccagagccaaagtctcggacatccggctccctccggacgtcggagggtcggacgcccgaccacttcggaaaaccggaaccttgcaccagagtcaaataactcggactttcggcctccccctgtcgtccgagggccggacgtccgaccactttcggaaatccggtgcccttgaacagagctgaactctcAGACTTCCGACCTtctcttcggacgtccggtccctgttcgactacacagtggcaaactgatatgaacactcctttggtcgtccgacgcctgtcggacaaccgaaaaccgtcggacgtccgaccactgtcagacttaagtgaccccaacggttattttagtctcctcactatatataccccctcccacttcgtgagagggggtccaacacagcaagaacacttacaagaacaccttcttcctcactcactcttgcctacacccaatcttagatcccaagagcatttgtgagcccctttgagtgttgttccagtcaaaagatagatcgtctccttctcctcctctccaccaaagcgatttgtgatttgagcaagttttgagcaatccccgtgatcttcttactcttacaggttggagactcctaggcggtaggagtcttcggagaggaatcaaacctttgtgattaccccccgaaaagtttgtgagggtttggaagccacctcaaggcttaccactagtggttgagaaacgccttcgtggtgttgtctcaaagggagaatagggtgagccttcgtggcgttggtgtgccttcgtggtaacatctgcccctctaacggtgacgtagcttccctccaaggaagtgaacaccgggatacatcctcgtctctcttggagttttggttatccctaaccctaactctctacttgtgttaatccttattacgtacttgcatttgattatagtttaccggttgccttactttactctaaatagcttactctttgtctttgcaattattaggctcactctcatattccgcaccatagcctaaattgctaagtaactattaaaatttggaactgtacctattcaccccccctctaggtccatctcgatccttttcaattgatatcagagcctcgtgctctattcttgtggcttaaccgccctagagcgagatggacgggactcCCATTACTGTAGCTCCAGCGGAGAAGGACGAGACTCCCACGGAAGTCAggtccttcacctctgaggacctggaatgggcccttgccaagcaaaaagaggagcatgatgcttctcttgaggccttggtccaaatgagactggcctcattaaccacggggaccgccacgtctccgagggcctcagggcaaaatgtgcccggttcttcatttggccaacaacctccaggcaataaccaaaccagtgttccatggctttatgctagatctcaagttgagaaacctaagtacaatcctggaggaaaacctcctttgtttgatgacaattccgattatgctttatggagagttggtatgcaggatcatcttaggtacgccaatgatgagatgttggacatcctcgagcatggctaccaccctgtagatccaaggtgcctcacccatagagaaacttatgacaagcatctcaaccacaatgcgatcatgtgcataagaaaaggaatgaatgacaagcaagggagaccttacatacacatcacaagtgccaaggaactgtaggatagcattataaggaccaagaccggtacctccactcttcggcttgctcaatatgaaattgccaaggggcaattgcagaacttctgtatggaaaagggtgaatatcccaagcaactgctagaacggctcatgactctcgccgcagacattgagtcttgtgactgtgacaagacgcaagatggtttcaacctgaccaagagatttctcgtggacaagttacttcatgaccttgctccgtaccaccatcaaatggtatgggacataaggcagcaccatgggttcaaagaaatgaccccagatgacatcatatccactttccaattatttgaagagtcaaaggcaaatgcaacaaagcaccttgccatgcatggtacttcaacatcaaagatcaatcttgctttgaaagccaagcatgaatgtgacgaagaagaaagtgaagaagaagagggtgatgaagactgcgaagatggtgatgatgctgactctgatgaaagcccatcttatgaggacattgctctctttgtaaagaagttcagtgcaggaaaattcaagggaagattcccaaagaagaaagtaagaaaatgttataactgtgaggaaaccaaccacttctccaatgactgcccttatgagaagagagaagataaaccaaggtttccgaagacctttgtaaagaagaaattgccaaaccctatgaactccaagctcaagaggagagatggaagagcaatggttgcacaagaagaatcagatccagaagacgttggtggggttgccggagtagctcaggatacacaaaacaccttgaggttcatcaacaaaagtggcgatgttgttcactacaactatatgaaagactacaagggaaacgcccacaagtgtttgatggcaaagactgccatagaagatgaggaagaccaaagctcccatgataaggttaaggtaactccacggttaaactctttcagtctagtttctacctcatctgatgagtaccttgatgcggaggatcactatgaggacaatgacttagatcatcctatgtttgccaaaataaacaaatttatgtgctctcttaaaggaaagaagctcactatgtttcgcatacttatggaaatggtgagtaagcac
This genomic stretch from Hordeum vulgare subsp. vulgare chromosome 6H, MorexV3_pseudomolecules_assembly, whole genome shotgun sequence harbors:
- the LOC123402904 gene encoding protein ORANGE, chloroplastic-like; amino-acid sequence: MLCSGRMLACSGLSPGRLRPPRAYADRLRPPLPARRWRVAASAAAPGGSPDLPSSSSTPPPFGAGDDQAAAAAASSSSGFCIIEGPETVQDFDKLDLQEILDNIRSRRNKIFLHMEEIRRLRIQQRIKNAELGISIEEPEGELPDFPSFIPFLPPLSAANLKVYYATCFSLIAAIMVFGGFLAPILELKLGIGGTSYADFIRNVHLPMQLSQVDPIVASFSGGAVGVISALMVVEINNVKQQEHKRCKYCLGTGYLACARCSSTGAVVLTEPVSTFSDGDQPLSAPKTERCPNCSGAGKVMCPTCLCTGMAMASEHDPRIDPFD